In bacterium, the following proteins share a genomic window:
- the mnmG gene encoding tRNA uridine-5-carboxymethylaminomethyl(34) synthesis enzyme MnmG has translation MWTYPQTYDVIVVGGGHAGVEAARAAAAMACRTLLLTGRFDTIGLMSCNPAVGGVGKGPLVKEVHALGGAIGLLADAAAVQGRTLNRSRGPAVRGTRLQCDRDEYRRRARGLLEKTAHLELRQATVTAIAAGDSRVEGVIAGDVFFPAPGVVLTPGTFLNGLLHFGMRREEGGRVGEPPAAGLSDSLRELGMDIGRLKTGTPPRVKASSVDLNKTQVQYGDEPCPAFTKPYLKIKQLPCYVTYTNERTAKLLTDNLERSPLFRKVIVGAGPRYCPSIEDKVVRFGRERHQLFLEPEGRRLDEFYVNGFATSMPVDVQEAALRTVAGLEDVWMTRAGYAVEYDFVPPRQLEATLEAKAVPGLYCAGQINGTSGYEEAAAQGLVAGINAALACRGDEPFALRRDEAYIGVLVDDLITKEHVEPYRMFTARAEYRLRLREDNADDRLLEYGYRFGLVKAARRRALARFREEVATLRKTLEERKVGEGASRKAAAEMLKRPEISLEYLAEELPELAAFGEAARARVETDIKYEGYVRRQEDEAAALAAYEEAALPETLDYYRFTGLSKEARETLERVRPATLARASRLQGVTPADLIILLRYIKGKRG, from the coding sequence ATGTGGACTTACCCCCAAACGTACGACGTCATCGTGGTGGGCGGCGGCCACGCCGGCGTCGAGGCCGCCCGGGCCGCGGCCGCGATGGCCTGCCGGACGCTGCTCCTCACCGGCCGCTTCGACACCATAGGGTTGATGTCCTGCAACCCCGCCGTCGGCGGCGTCGGCAAGGGCCCCCTCGTCAAGGAGGTCCACGCCCTCGGCGGCGCGATTGGCCTGCTGGCGGACGCCGCGGCGGTCCAGGGCCGGACGTTGAACCGCTCCCGGGGCCCGGCGGTCCGGGGGACCCGCCTCCAGTGCGACCGCGACGAATATCGCCGGCGGGCCCGGGGCCTATTGGAAAAAACGGCCCACCTCGAGCTCCGCCAGGCGACGGTTACGGCCATAGCCGCGGGCGACTCGCGCGTCGAGGGGGTAATCGCCGGCGACGTCTTCTTCCCCGCCCCGGGCGTAGTCCTCACGCCCGGGACGTTCCTTAATGGCCTGCTGCATTTCGGCATGCGCCGGGAGGAGGGAGGCCGCGTCGGCGAACCGCCGGCGGCGGGCCTATCGGATTCGCTGCGGGAGCTCGGTATGGATATCGGCCGCCTCAAGACCGGCACGCCGCCCCGCGTCAAGGCGAGCTCGGTGGACCTAAACAAGACGCAGGTCCAATATGGCGACGAACCGTGTCCGGCGTTCACGAAGCCCTATTTAAAAATTAAACAGCTCCCCTGCTACGTAACGTACACCAACGAGCGGACGGCGAAGCTGCTGACGGACAACCTCGAGCGCTCGCCGCTGTTCCGGAAGGTCATCGTCGGCGCCGGGCCGCGGTATTGCCCGTCCATTGAGGATAAGGTGGTGCGCTTCGGCCGCGAGCGCCACCAGCTCTTCCTCGAGCCCGAGGGCCGCCGCCTCGACGAGTTCTACGTAAATGGCTTCGCGACCAGCATGCCGGTGGACGTGCAGGAGGCGGCGCTGCGAACGGTCGCCGGCCTGGAGGACGTCTGGATGACGCGCGCCGGCTACGCCGTGGAGTACGACTTCGTCCCGCCGCGCCAGCTCGAGGCGACGCTGGAGGCCAAGGCCGTCCCGGGCCTCTACTGCGCGGGGCAGATAAACGGCACCTCCGGCTACGAAGAGGCCGCGGCGCAGGGGCTGGTCGCCGGCATAAATGCCGCGCTCGCTTGCCGCGGCGACGAGCCGTTCGCGCTCCGCCGCGACGAGGCGTACATAGGCGTCCTGGTCGACGACCTCATCACGAAGGAGCACGTCGAGCCGTACCGCATGTTCACCGCCCGGGCGGAGTATCGCCTGCGCCTCCGCGAGGACAACGCCGACGACCGCCTCCTGGAGTACGGGTATCGGTTCGGCCTGGTCAAAGCGGCGCGGCGCCGGGCGCTGGCCCGATTCCGGGAGGAAGTCGCTACGCTACGTAAGACGTTGGAAGAGCGGAAGGTGGGCGAGGGCGCAAGCCGCAAGGCCGCGGCGGAGATGCTCAAGCGCCCCGAGATTTCTCTGGAATATTTAGCCGAAGAATTGCCCGAACTTGCGGCCTTCGGCGAGGCGGCGCGGGCCCGCGTCGAGACGGATATCAAATACGAGGGGTACGTCCGGCGGCAGGAGGACGAGGCCGCGGCGCTCGCGGCCTACGAGGAAGCGGCGCTCCCGGAAACGCTCGACTACTACCGCTTTACGGGCCTCTCGAAAGAGGCGCGGGAGACGCTCGAGCGCGTCCGGCCGGCGACGCTCGCCCGGGCGTCGCGGCTGCAGGGCGTCACGCCCGCGGATTTGATAATCCTGCTGCGATATATTAAGGGAAAACGCGGTTGA